The following are encoded in a window of Polynucleobacter sp. AP-Kolm-20A-A1 genomic DNA:
- a CDS encoding nitrate/nitrite transporter yields MLMAQTCALLGFACYAVVLTTLQEEWHLSNLQSGLIASAFFFGYMLAVPLATALTDRVDARKVYLIGGLSATFGLLAMGLLANNFWTAMFFMAINGAGLAGTYMPGLKILSDRIQSGELTRHIAFYTAFFGIGTGFSYLCSGWILSALGWQYVFGLIALGPFIAFLIVLLFIPALQHEKWNGPINIRLHDIFPVDKWKLVLQDKNAAGFIFGYTAHTLELFASRSWIVAFFAFCAIASGESFILAATTLAGVINFFGVPASILGNEIALRVGRQKWVCIVMLTSAVLGIAFACSTGQSWWLIVALAIGHAIFIMADSSTLTAGLVISAQENIKGAAMGLHSLMGFGGGLLGPAIFGFVLDISGSRTSQAAWIWAYVAVVMWGVLFVIYERRRGWGSAARA; encoded by the coding sequence ATGCTCATGGCACAAACCTGTGCTTTATTGGGCTTTGCTTGCTACGCAGTAGTGCTCACTACCTTGCAGGAAGAATGGCATTTAAGCAATTTACAGTCTGGACTCATTGCCAGCGCCTTTTTCTTTGGTTATATGTTGGCAGTTCCTTTGGCCACCGCGCTCACAGATAGGGTTGATGCACGCAAAGTTTATTTAATTGGAGGCTTATCGGCTACTTTCGGTCTTTTGGCTATGGGCTTACTCGCCAATAACTTTTGGACCGCCATGTTTTTTATGGCAATTAATGGTGCAGGTTTGGCTGGTACTTATATGCCAGGCCTCAAAATTTTGTCTGATCGTATTCAGTCGGGCGAGCTAACGCGTCATATTGCTTTCTACACTGCCTTCTTCGGAATTGGTACAGGATTCTCTTATTTGTGTTCGGGCTGGATTCTGAGTGCACTCGGTTGGCAATATGTCTTTGGCCTAATTGCCTTAGGACCATTTATCGCATTTTTAATTGTGCTGCTATTTATTCCAGCGCTGCAGCATGAGAAATGGAATGGGCCAATCAATATTCGCTTGCACGACATTTTTCCAGTGGATAAATGGAAATTGGTTTTGCAAGATAAAAATGCAGCAGGATTTATTTTTGGTTATACCGCACACACTTTGGAGCTCTTTGCCTCTAGAAGCTGGATTGTGGCTTTTTTTGCTTTCTGCGCCATTGCTTCTGGAGAGTCTTTTATATTGGCGGCAACAACCTTGGCAGGCGTTATTAATTTCTTTGGAGTGCCTGCGTCAATATTGGGTAATGAGATTGCCTTAAGAGTTGGTCGTCAAAAGTGGGTATGCATTGTGATGCTGACTAGCGCTGTATTGGGAATTGCATTTGCTTGCTCAACAGGTCAATCCTGGTGGTTGATTGTGGCTTTGGCTATTGGCCATGCTATTTTCATCATGGCGGATTCATCAACCCTTACTGCAGGCTTAGTGATAAGCGCACAAGAAAATATTAAAGGTGCTGCTATGGGTCTGCATTCACTAATGGGTTTTGGCGGCGGCTTATTAGGCCCAGCCATTTTTGGTTTCGTCTTAGATATTTCTGGTTCACGCACCTCTCAAGCCGCTTGGATATGGGCATACGTTGCTGTTGTCATGTGGGGCGTTCTTTTTGTGATTTATGAGCGCCGTAGAGGTTGGGGTAGTGCAGCGCGTGCGTGA
- a CDS encoding acyclic terpene utilization AtuA family protein — translation MTDIYRVACAAGFSGDRTDVARPLVDELLRQGGPSCLIFESLAERTLALAQLERHQNAQMGYEPLLSEMLEPVLADCINGGIPIVGNFGAANPEGAAKLIASIAKQKGLPNIRIAIVKGDDVSAAAFRSKLEALLSPEDQAILAKSTLVSANVYLGAQEIANALIAGAQVVVTGRVADPALTVGPLMAHFKKDWSDWDFLGAATMAGHLLECGAQVTGGYFADPGIKDVPGLAQVGFPIVEFDAQGNICVTKPPSTGGLVNRMTVTEQLLYELHDPAKYLTPDVIADITKAHITDLGGDRVSLTGVLGHPKPDTLKANVCIDGGWLAEAEISYAGFNAYARAQLAANIIRERLSDLDLRIDFIGASSIFSGDTGEGPQFKSKEGFEDIRLRVAAAHGDRNQALRVCREITALYTCGPAGGGGVRTSLKPRLNTLACFIPRELVKASYEFFEG, via the coding sequence GTGACTGATATCTATCGTGTTGCTTGTGCCGCTGGGTTTTCGGGTGATCGTACCGATGTTGCTAGGCCTTTAGTCGATGAGTTATTAAGACAGGGCGGCCCAAGCTGTCTTATTTTCGAAAGTCTGGCTGAAAGAACCTTAGCGCTTGCTCAGTTAGAACGACATCAGAATGCTCAGATGGGCTACGAACCTCTTTTATCAGAGATGTTGGAGCCCGTTTTGGCTGACTGCATCAATGGGGGCATTCCAATTGTTGGTAATTTTGGCGCTGCCAATCCTGAGGGCGCAGCAAAGCTGATTGCATCTATTGCGAAACAAAAGGGCTTGCCGAATATTCGAATTGCGATAGTGAAGGGCGATGATGTTTCGGCAGCAGCCTTTCGCTCAAAGCTTGAAGCATTACTTTCTCCCGAAGATCAAGCGATCTTGGCGAAAAGTACTTTGGTGAGTGCAAACGTTTATCTAGGCGCACAGGAAATTGCAAATGCATTGATTGCTGGGGCGCAGGTGGTGGTGACGGGAAGGGTGGCTGATCCTGCGTTAACAGTTGGACCATTGATGGCGCACTTTAAGAAAGATTGGAGCGACTGGGATTTCTTGGGTGCTGCCACTATGGCAGGGCACCTTTTAGAATGCGGTGCTCAGGTCACTGGCGGATATTTTGCAGATCCTGGCATCAAAGATGTTCCTGGCCTGGCTCAGGTGGGTTTTCCGATTGTGGAGTTTGATGCACAAGGAAATATTTGCGTAACTAAGCCACCATCTACCGGGGGCTTAGTGAATCGCATGACTGTAACTGAGCAACTCTTGTATGAATTGCACGACCCTGCAAAGTATTTAACACCAGATGTTATTGCTGACATTACTAAAGCGCACATTACCGATCTGGGTGGCGATAGGGTTAGCTTAACTGGCGTGCTAGGTCATCCGAAACCAGATACCTTAAAAGCGAATGTTTGTATTGATGGAGGCTGGCTAGCAGAAGCAGAAATTTCTTATGCAGGGTTTAATGCTTATGCGCGCGCCCAGTTAGCTGCGAATATTATTCGAGAACGTCTAAGTGATTTAGATTTAAGAATCGATTTTATTGGCGCATCCAGTATTTTCTCTGGCGATACCGGAGAGGGTCCGCAATTTAAATCCAAGGAAGGTTTTGAAGACATTAGACTGCGGGTTGCGGCAGCGCATGGCGACCGCAATCAGGCGCTTAGAGTATGCAGGGAGATTACAGCACTTTATACCTGTGGACCTGCTGGCGGCGGTGGGGTCCGAACCAGTCTGAAGCCTCGTCTCAATACTTTAGCTTGCTTTATCCCTCGAGAGTTGGTGAAGGCTTCTTATGAGTTCTTTGAGGGTTGA
- the ccoN gene encoding cytochrome-c oxidase, cbb3-type subunit I has product MGLTVGSNQDTFNYKVVSQFAIVTVLWGIVGMLVGVILAAQLIWPEITFNIPWLSYGRLRPLHTNAVIFAFGGSALFATSYYIVQRTSQARLFCDKLAAFTFWGWQAVIVLAAVTLPLGYSTSKEYAELEWPIDVLITLVWVAYAVVFFGTIMKRKTKHIYVSNWFFGAYILTIAILHIFNNLEMPATLWKSYSAYAGVQDAMVQWWYGHNAVGFFLTTSFLGMMYYFIPKQSERPIYSYRLSIVHFWALNFTYMWAGPHHLQHTSLPDWTQSLGTVFSLILLAPSWGGMINGIMTLSGAWYKLRRDPILKFLVVALSFYGMSTFEGSMMSIKTVNSLSHYTDWTIGHVHSGALGWVAMITIGSLYYLIPRLVGQKEMYSTKWIELHFWIATIGVVLYIAAMWIAGVMQGLMWRAFEPDGTLTYSFVESVKATFPFYVIRLMGGLCYLSGMFLMAYNVFKTVQGKTFVNAPIPTAVAEH; this is encoded by the coding sequence ATGGGACTTACCGTGGGGAGTAATCAAGATACCTTCAATTACAAGGTTGTCAGCCAATTTGCCATTGTTACTGTGCTCTGGGGAATTGTTGGCATGCTCGTGGGAGTTATTCTCGCAGCACAGCTCATCTGGCCTGAAATCACTTTTAATATTCCTTGGTTAAGCTATGGTCGTTTACGTCCACTACATACCAACGCGGTGATTTTTGCTTTCGGTGGTTCGGCGTTATTTGCAACGTCTTATTACATCGTGCAGCGCACAAGTCAGGCGCGTTTATTCTGTGACAAGTTAGCGGCGTTTACTTTTTGGGGTTGGCAGGCAGTGATTGTTTTGGCTGCTGTGACATTGCCATTAGGTTACTCAACATCAAAAGAGTACGCTGAACTTGAGTGGCCAATCGATGTTTTGATCACCTTGGTTTGGGTGGCTTATGCAGTCGTGTTCTTCGGTACCATCATGAAGCGCAAGACAAAACATATCTATGTTTCTAACTGGTTCTTTGGTGCTTACATTCTGACAATCGCTATTTTGCATATTTTCAATAACTTGGAAATGCCTGCGACATTGTGGAAGTCATATTCAGCATATGCTGGTGTACAAGATGCGATGGTGCAGTGGTGGTATGGCCACAACGCGGTTGGCTTCTTCTTAACTACTAGCTTCTTGGGCATGATGTATTACTTCATTCCTAAGCAATCAGAGCGTCCAATTTATTCCTATCGTTTGTCCATTGTCCACTTCTGGGCTTTGAACTTTACTTACATGTGGGCAGGTCCTCACCATTTACAACATACTTCTTTGCCTGACTGGACCCAGTCTCTCGGAACTGTATTCTCTTTGATCTTGTTGGCGCCATCTTGGGGCGGCATGATTAACGGCATCATGACTTTGTCAGGTGCTTGGTACAAACTCCGTCGTGACCCTATTCTTAAATTCTTAGTTGTAGCTCTGTCCTTCTATGGCATGTCTACCTTTGAAGGTTCCATGATGTCGATTAAGACTGTGAATAGCTTGTCTCATTACACAGACTGGACTATTGGTCACGTGCATTCCGGTGCTTTAGGCTGGGTTGCCATGATTACGATCGGCTCTCTCTACTATTTGATTCCACGTTTAGTTGGTCAAAAAGAGATGTATAGCACCAAGTGGATCGAGCTGCATTTCTGGATCGCTACTATCGGCGTGGTTTTATACATTGCTGCGATGTGGATTGCTGGGGTAATGCAAGGTTTGATGTGGAGAGCATTTGAGCCAGATGGTACTTTGACCTACAGTTTCGTTGAGTCCGTTAAAGCAACCTTCCCCTTCTATGTCATTCGTTTGATGGGCGGCTTATGCTACCTGAGCGGCATGTTCTTGATGGCGTATAACGTCTTCAAAACTGTGCAAGGTAAAACTTTTGTAAATGCGCCTATTCCAACGGCTGTTGCTGAACACTAA
- a CDS encoding 2OG-Fe dioxygenase family protein yields MTNATLAPPLTSAKELANSLRSNGYVVASAETVAEVSKTSLAGLQNLTQFWEGLPRDPYLKDGGRYRFRRHASYEIKGDHLHLVPHRAHWQSLNYNALHGGIERWFEPVQADLLKDPAWQSVLLGLATLFNGLKPVTTWFVEVHQFRIDTTDGIGRPTPEGAHRDGVDFVAVFLLDRSGIKGGETRIFDAGGSAGLRFTLSQPWSALIMNDERMIHESTPIQPIGNYGYRDTLVLTYRSSGFQDSPQHSQQ; encoded by the coding sequence ATGACTAACGCCACACTCGCGCCACCACTAACATCGGCTAAAGAGCTTGCAAATTCTTTGCGTAGCAATGGCTATGTCGTGGCATCTGCTGAGACAGTGGCAGAAGTTAGCAAGACTTCGCTTGCTGGGTTACAAAACCTAACGCAGTTTTGGGAGGGCTTGCCGCGTGATCCTTATTTGAAGGATGGTGGGCGCTACCGCTTTCGTCGTCATGCTAGTTATGAAATCAAAGGCGATCATCTTCATTTAGTGCCGCATCGTGCGCACTGGCAGTCTTTGAACTACAACGCACTACATGGTGGTATTGAGCGCTGGTTTGAGCCAGTTCAGGCCGATCTATTAAAAGATCCGGCATGGCAATCCGTATTACTGGGATTGGCGACCCTATTTAATGGCTTAAAACCAGTTACCACTTGGTTTGTTGAGGTACATCAATTTCGGATTGATACAACCGATGGCATTGGTCGACCAACACCAGAGGGCGCCCATCGAGATGGAGTCGACTTCGTTGCTGTTTTTCTGCTGGATCGCTCCGGTATTAAGGGTGGAGAAACCAGAATATTTGACGCAGGTGGTTCAGCGGGATTGCGCTTCACACTCTCTCAGCCTTGGTCAGCGTTAATCATGAATGATGAACGCATGATTCATGAGTCAACCCCTATCCAGCCTATTGGTAACTATGGGTATCGCGATACTCTAGTGCTCACTTATAGGTCCAGTGGCTTTCAAGATTCACCACAACACAGCCAACAATAA
- a CDS encoding cbb3-type cytochrome oxidase subunit 3 — translation MEQITPYLSAFSTVIGIIFFVGIVWWAWSPGRKEANQESAELPFDLPDEFSKDKS, via the coding sequence ATGGAACAGATCACACCTTATCTCTCGGCATTTTCAACAGTAATAGGCATTATTTTTTTTGTTGGAATTGTTTGGTGGGCTTGGTCTCCTGGTAGAAAAGAAGCAAACCAGGAATCAGCAGAGCTTCCATTTGATCTTCCGGATGAATTCAGTAAGGATAAATCATGA
- a CDS encoding tripartite tricarboxylate transporter substrate binding protein: protein MKNKLFAGRLIKAIGGLFIGLSCTLAIADSYPSKPIKAIVPFAPGSATDQIGRAFAAKMAESLGQPVVIENRPGANGMIGADLVAKSPADGYTLLFGTNSTNAALKSLVKNLPYNQDTAFTPIGYFGSVPLIVAINNDVPAKSLNGFVSLAKADPGKMTFAYASTSQRVSSEMLANVAGIKMTGVSYKSGPNAMTDLIGGQVNMFTADFAVTLPQVQAGKIRGLAVTSLKRSPAIPELPTVNEALGIKGYELIAFFAAFGPAGMPKDAVTKLNKAINDAAKSKDLVERFSAMGFETQPGTPEALGQKIKLETTKWAKAIQDAGMQPE from the coding sequence ATGAAAAACAAACTATTCGCAGGACGCCTCATTAAGGCTATTGGAGGTCTATTTATTGGCCTCAGCTGCACCCTTGCCATTGCTGACTCCTACCCTTCAAAACCCATTAAAGCGATTGTGCCGTTTGCACCAGGCAGCGCAACCGACCAGATTGGTCGAGCCTTTGCTGCAAAAATGGCTGAGTCCTTGGGTCAACCTGTAGTGATTGAGAATCGACCCGGTGCCAATGGAATGATTGGCGCAGATTTAGTTGCAAAATCACCTGCAGATGGTTACACATTGCTTTTCGGCACAAACAGTACCAATGCGGCCCTGAAAAGCTTAGTCAAAAATCTTCCTTACAACCAAGATACTGCTTTTACGCCAATCGGTTACTTTGGGTCTGTGCCCCTCATCGTTGCAATTAACAATGATGTTCCAGCTAAATCACTCAATGGTTTTGTTTCGCTTGCAAAAGCAGATCCTGGAAAAATGACGTTTGCTTATGCAAGTACTTCGCAGCGTGTTTCTTCAGAAATGCTTGCCAACGTTGCCGGCATCAAAATGACTGGGGTTTCTTATAAGAGCGGCCCTAATGCGATGACTGACTTAATCGGTGGCCAAGTAAATATGTTTACTGCCGACTTTGCTGTGACCTTGCCACAAGTGCAAGCAGGAAAAATTCGAGGTCTCGCAGTAACTTCCCTCAAGCGCTCACCAGCCATTCCTGAGCTGCCTACCGTCAACGAAGCCTTAGGTATTAAGGGTTACGAACTCATTGCGTTCTTTGCAGCATTTGGCCCAGCCGGTATGCCAAAAGATGCCGTAACCAAACTCAATAAAGCCATCAACGATGCTGCTAAATCAAAAGACTTGGTTGAGCGCTTTTCTGCGATGGGCTTTGAAACCCAGCCTGGCACACCCGAAGCACTCGGTCAAAAAATTAAGCTAGAAACTACCAAGTGGGCAAAAGCCATTCAAGATGCTGGGATGCAGCCAGAATAA
- a CDS encoding heavy metal translocating P-type ATPase: MNKKNSLVCYHCSSQILPSDLIEAELGGEPRSFCCPGCMAIAQTIHGEGLEVFYARRVQSSDKPAAYLALNEIPEKLKPYDDPSLRGRFTRSAGEEGDLETTLRLEKIRCAACVWLCEQHLRRIAGVKDVQINYVTQKVIVRFSPDKTSLARLLFEIERIGYEAWPFEPSQSLDRAKKERRQLLSRLGVAMLGMMQVMMYAWPTYVDADITPEFQVLLGWTSWILTVPVMVYSAGPIFQAAWRSIQSVKQTHMLGMDVPIALALALAFIAGTINLINGSSQSYFDSITMFVAFILAARYVELLARQDAQGGAEALAKQLPATCERAFNHPASQDIEVVPVVNCNPGEVLRVSPGEVVPADGVLIENASALDESLLTGESKPVEKKIGDRLYAGTHNILNPLFMRIEAVGQSTRIAGIAALLDQALLAKPVMVSLAEKWAAYFVAFLLFSAFASSAIWLYFDPSRAWTVLVSVLVASCPCALSLAVPTAMAAAQGAVTKLGLLIVRGHVMEGLVKATDLVLDKTGTLTMGQPELQEVINLRSGYRREDALALAAALEIGQRHPLALSLLRAAESEALTLPLLSEPVINLLGRGLSSGPYRLGSALWLGVDQGAQQGQYGQVHLADEQGVIASFVFLDTPRVGLEQFLRVVKSRNITVHLVSGDDRETVAWWAHHVGIEHYQGGCTPEDKYDYIERLQEEGRFIWAIGDGVNDAPLLARADISIAVGAGAPLAAAGADAILTAASLEPLAKTLILADKTQAIIKENLLWALIYNLLAIPAAMMGWVNPWVAGIGMSLSSLAVTLNAWRLRKA, from the coding sequence ATGAACAAAAAGAATTCTCTAGTTTGCTATCACTGTTCAAGCCAGATTCTTCCTAGCGATTTAATCGAGGCAGAATTGGGTGGCGAGCCCAGATCATTTTGCTGTCCTGGATGTATGGCGATTGCGCAGACCATTCATGGCGAAGGCTTAGAGGTTTTCTATGCGCGGCGCGTTCAATCCAGCGATAAGCCTGCTGCTTACCTTGCTCTCAATGAGATTCCAGAAAAACTAAAGCCTTATGATGATCCATCATTGCGGGGGCGATTTACCCGATCAGCTGGAGAAGAGGGTGATCTCGAAACTACCCTGCGCTTGGAAAAAATTCGTTGCGCTGCTTGTGTTTGGTTGTGTGAGCAACACTTACGCCGCATCGCAGGAGTAAAGGATGTGCAAATTAATTATGTGACTCAAAAAGTCATTGTGCGTTTTTCTCCAGATAAAACCAGTTTGGCCCGATTGCTATTTGAAATTGAGCGCATTGGATACGAGGCTTGGCCATTCGAGCCATCTCAATCTTTGGATAGAGCTAAAAAAGAGAGGCGCCAGCTTCTCTCGCGCCTTGGCGTAGCTATGCTTGGAATGATGCAGGTCATGATGTATGCATGGCCAACTTATGTTGACGCTGATATTACCCCCGAGTTTCAAGTGCTCTTAGGTTGGACTAGCTGGATATTAACGGTGCCGGTTATGGTGTATTCAGCTGGGCCAATATTTCAGGCGGCTTGGCGCAGTATCCAGTCAGTTAAGCAAACGCATATGCTCGGTATGGATGTTCCTATTGCGCTGGCACTCGCATTGGCTTTTATTGCCGGCACAATTAATTTAATTAATGGATCAAGCCAAAGTTATTTTGACTCGATTACGATGTTTGTGGCATTTATTTTGGCTGCAAGATATGTCGAGTTATTGGCAAGACAGGATGCCCAAGGCGGTGCAGAGGCGTTAGCAAAACAATTGCCTGCTACCTGTGAACGCGCATTCAATCACCCTGCATCACAAGATATTGAAGTTGTGCCGGTAGTCAATTGCAACCCTGGCGAAGTGTTGCGAGTATCCCCTGGCGAAGTGGTTCCTGCCGATGGTGTCTTAATTGAAAATGCAAGTGCCTTAGACGAGTCATTACTAACCGGTGAATCAAAACCGGTCGAGAAAAAAATTGGCGATCGCCTATATGCAGGAACGCACAATATTCTTAACCCATTGTTTATGCGTATTGAAGCTGTGGGGCAATCCACTCGTATTGCAGGAATCGCAGCACTGTTGGATCAGGCACTACTTGCAAAGCCGGTAATGGTCAGTCTTGCTGAAAAGTGGGCCGCCTATTTCGTTGCGTTCTTATTATTCAGTGCATTTGCTTCATCAGCGATTTGGCTTTACTTTGATCCTAGTCGCGCATGGACAGTTTTAGTTTCAGTTCTTGTTGCTAGTTGTCCTTGTGCCTTGTCGCTCGCAGTACCTACTGCCATGGCAGCAGCTCAAGGCGCTGTGACTAAATTAGGTTTGCTGATCGTGCGTGGTCACGTGATGGAGGGCCTGGTAAAAGCAACTGATTTGGTGCTAGATAAAACCGGCACCTTAACAATGGGCCAGCCAGAGCTACAGGAAGTTATCAATTTGCGCTCCGGTTATCGCCGCGAGGATGCCTTAGCATTGGCAGCAGCATTAGAGATTGGGCAGAGACATCCACTAGCGCTTTCATTATTACGTGCTGCAGAAAGCGAGGCTCTCACGCTACCTTTGTTAAGCGAACCCGTTATTAATCTTTTGGGTAGAGGTCTAAGTTCCGGACCCTATCGACTAGGAAGCGCGCTATGGTTGGGTGTAGATCAAGGCGCTCAACAGGGTCAATATGGTCAGGTGCATTTAGCTGATGAACAAGGGGTAATCGCTAGCTTTGTTTTCTTGGATACACCAAGGGTGGGGCTAGAGCAATTCTTAAGAGTAGTGAAGTCTAGAAACATTACTGTGCATTTGGTTTCAGGAGACGATCGTGAGACGGTTGCATGGTGGGCTCATCATGTTGGTATCGAGCACTACCAAGGCGGCTGCACTCCTGAAGATAAGTACGACTACATTGAGCGACTACAAGAAGAAGGACGCTTTATTTGGGCTATTGGTGATGGCGTTAACGACGCCCCTTTGCTGGCACGAGCAGATATCTCGATTGCTGTTGGAGCGGGTGCGCCATTGGCTGCAGCTGGAGCCGATGCCATTCTCACTGCTGCCTCATTAGAGCCTTTGGCAAAAACATTGATATTGGCAGATAAAACCCAGGCAATTATTAAAGAGAATTTATTGTGGGCTCTGATCTATAACCTACTTGCCATTCCGGCGGCGATGATGGGCTGGGTCAATCCCTGGGTCGCAGGAATCGGCATGTCACTTTCCTCGCTTGCGGTGACCTTAAACGCCTGGCGTTTGCGAAAAGCTTAG
- the ccoS gene encoding cbb3-type cytochrome oxidase assembly protein CcoS produces the protein MESLFLLIPISLVLIGLLVWILNWSIKSGQFDDLDGPGEAILMDDDAPRPKEVSKHSQK, from the coding sequence ATGGAAAGCCTCTTTCTTCTCATCCCCATCTCTTTGGTGTTAATCGGGCTTTTAGTCTGGATTCTGAACTGGTCGATCAAGAGTGGTCAATTTGATGACTTGGATGGTCCAGGTGAGGCCATTTTGATGGATGATGATGCGCCTAGGCCTAAAGAAGTTAGTAAACACTCTCAAAAATAG
- the ccoO gene encoding cytochrome-c oxidase, cbb3-type subunit II, whose protein sequence is MSSENKFFSHGTLEKNVGWLIIATIIVVSIAGLVQIVPLFFQHTTTEPSPGVVPYTALRLVGRDIYQREGCVGCHSQQIRTLRSEVERYGPYSLAGESVYDHPFLWGSKRTGPDLARVGGRYSDAWHQIHLNNPRDVVPESNMPAYPWLAKNKADADSIQAHMVAMRRLGIPYTDEDIANAPKELEGKTELDALVAYLQGLGITRRYITVDEVVAK, encoded by the coding sequence ATGTCTAGCGAAAATAAATTCTTTTCCCATGGAACACTTGAGAAAAACGTAGGCTGGTTAATTATTGCCACAATCATTGTTGTATCGATTGCAGGCTTAGTGCAAATCGTGCCGCTCTTTTTCCAACACACAACAACAGAACCTAGTCCTGGTGTAGTGCCTTACACCGCATTACGTTTAGTTGGGCGTGATATTTATCAGCGTGAAGGTTGTGTTGGTTGCCATTCGCAACAGATTCGTACTTTGCGCTCTGAAGTTGAGCGTTACGGTCCTTATTCTTTGGCTGGTGAGTCTGTATACGATCATCCATTTTTATGGGGAAGCAAGCGTACTGGCCCAGATTTGGCTCGCGTAGGCGGTCGTTACTCGGATGCTTGGCATCAAATTCACCTGAATAATCCACGTGATGTTGTGCCTGAGTCCAATATGCCTGCATACCCATGGCTTGCAAAGAATAAAGCTGATGCTGACTCTATTCAGGCCCATATGGTTGCTATGCGTCGCTTAGGCATACCATATACCGATGAAGATATTGCTAACGCACCGAAAGAATTGGAAGGCAAGACTGAGTTAGATGCATTGGTTGCATACCTTCAGGGCTTGGGTATTACGCGTCGGTATATCACCGTTGACGAGGTTGTAGCGAAGTAA
- the ccoP gene encoding cytochrome-c oxidase, cbb3-type subunit III: MSDFFNGGWSDYIALVSLVGIVWCIWLLASQRKAKVVHTADGAVADTGHVWDGDLRELNNPLPRWWAWMYLIFCVFALVYLVLFPGLGSFPGVLGYTTDGSLMKSMTTANEELKPVYAKYVTMDIEQVAADPKAREMGQRLFLNSCAQCHGSDAGGAKGFPNLTDGDWLYGGSPENIKTTLINGRAGVMPPFPQLDSKQIVDVANYVRSLSGLPADDLKAARGSEVYKSNCAACHGPEGKGNIALGAPNLTDKTWLYGGSEATIIETVTKGRMAMMPSQDKVLSPEKIHLLAAYVWGLSNSKQPATAK; encoded by the coding sequence ATGAGTGACTTTTTTAACGGTGGTTGGAGTGACTACATCGCCCTAGTTTCGTTGGTGGGCATTGTTTGGTGCATATGGCTATTAGCTTCACAACGAAAAGCTAAGGTAGTCCATACAGCCGATGGTGCTGTAGCTGACACTGGCCATGTCTGGGATGGTGACTTACGTGAACTGAATAATCCGCTCCCTCGCTGGTGGGCTTGGATGTATTTAATATTTTGCGTATTTGCATTGGTTTATTTAGTTCTGTTCCCTGGTCTTGGATCTTTCCCTGGTGTATTGGGCTATACCACTGATGGCTCACTCATGAAATCCATGACAACTGCGAATGAAGAGTTAAAGCCTGTTTATGCTAAATACGTCACTATGGATATTGAACAAGTTGCAGCCGATCCAAAGGCGCGTGAAATGGGCCAACGTTTGTTCTTGAATTCTTGTGCACAGTGTCATGGTTCAGATGCCGGTGGTGCTAAAGGTTTCCCGAACTTGACCGATGGTGACTGGCTCTATGGCGGCTCACCAGAAAATATCAAAACAACTCTTATTAATGGCCGTGCAGGTGTAATGCCTCCATTCCCGCAATTGGATAGCAAGCAAATTGTGGATGTTGCTAACTATGTTCGCAGCCTTTCTGGCTTGCCTGCAGATGACCTCAAAGCGGCTCGCGGTTCAGAGGTTTACAAATCGAATTGCGCAGCATGTCATGGTCCAGAAGGCAAAGGCAATATTGCTTTAGGCGCTCCAAACCTTACTGATAAGACCTGGTTGTATGGTGGCTCAGAGGCAACCATTATTGAGACTGTAACTAAAGGTCGCATGGCAATGATGCCTTCTCAAGATAAAGTCTTGAGCCCTGAGAAAATTCATTTATTAGCTGCTTATGTCTGGGGTTTGTCTAATAGCAAGCAACCAGCAACAGCTAAGTAA